In Pseudomonas fakonensis, one DNA window encodes the following:
- a CDS encoding sensor domain-containing protein translates to MTNLKQMPPLRPAVPTAGSHLRGSLKGALALLALVLLGLLLWQLVTQFRHTQADLRQQSLATSAELADHLNLNMALKAQQALNLVQPYVKAPAPSALPNLLDTLQARLPSLQQLAWLDASGQVLADSQAGSHDRQLIDELLQLNQGSSYFYSNTPDNQQVYLLLRQTAEQDRGYWLLRLGPAYYHELTEHLDGPSHPLWLLENSRNGEVIERHGPTLTSDEPLQSVMLAFIDSSTWQLRGLFDEGLARSKLLPALVGKCVLALFCALLPVLALINMRRRQRALQEDRRRYHEIFEGTGVALCVLDLSSLPGQLDRYHLRNLAALKQSLALDSNLRRSLLLELKITEINQVARQLLNVDCHEGAWQRLIDGSGNGRESIGMQLIDALLEERSHLELEVRLPAPLGGELHLWLMVRLPQQRRDYQAVILSISDITSRKQVELSLLERESFWSDVVRTVPDQLYVQDVHSQRMIFSNRHLGQTLGYDRAELAQMGERFWELLLHPEDAARYNALRQQQLDSSYGQSLHCQLRFRHRDGGWRCYDIREQVLTRDGDDQVTRIIGVGKDVTVQIEASESLRDSEQRYRMLAESISDVIFSTDNQLHLNYVSPSVQAVLGYQADWIFANGWQSIVANPAQLTGVYGLMERVSKALGDSEQLARLRSTLPTQLFLFDCLRADGRKIPIELRLVLVWDEHERFEGVLGVGRDISQQRRAEKDLRMAATVFEHSTSAILITDPAGYIVQANEAFSRVSGYEVAEVLDQLPGMLTVEHQQDAHLGYVLKQLNQRGSWEGEVFLKRRNGEHYPAWVGITAVLDDEGDLASYVCFFTDISERKASEQRIHRLAYYDALTHLPNRTLFQDRLYNALQQAERQKAWVVLMFLDLDRFKPINDSLGHAAGDRMLKDMAERLLACVDNGDTVARMGGDEFTLLLQPRATREQALNRAIHVAEHILAGLVTPFVLENREFFVTASIGIALSPQDGSELSQLMKNADTAMYHAKERGKNNFQFYQADMNASALERLELESDLRHALEQNEFILYYQPQFSGDGKRLTGAEALLRWRHPTRGLVPPGEFIPVIEELGLVVDIGDWVLREASRQLKAWHQQKVRVPKVSVNISARQFSDGQLGTRIADILEETGLPPACLELELTESILMREVNEAMQILASLKNLGLSIAVDDFGTGYSSLNYLKQFPIDVLKIDRTFVDGLPEGEQDAQIARAIIAMAHSLNLAVIAEGVETHEQLEFLREHGCDEVQGYLFGRPMPANQFEAQFSNETLFMFQ, encoded by the coding sequence TTGACCAACTTGAAGCAAATGCCCCCTCTGCGCCCTGCCGTACCCACGGCCGGCTCACACCTGCGTGGCTCGCTCAAAGGCGCGCTGGCCTTGCTGGCCCTGGTGTTGCTGGGGTTGCTGCTGTGGCAGCTGGTGACCCAGTTTCGCCATACCCAGGCCGACCTGCGCCAGCAGAGCCTGGCCACCAGCGCGGAACTGGCCGACCACCTGAACCTGAACATGGCGCTCAAGGCCCAGCAGGCGCTCAACCTGGTCCAACCCTACGTCAAGGCGCCGGCGCCCAGCGCCCTGCCGAACCTGCTCGACACCTTGCAGGCGCGCCTGCCAAGCCTGCAGCAACTGGCCTGGCTGGACGCCAGCGGGCAGGTACTGGCCGACTCCCAGGCCGGCAGCCACGACCGCCAGTTGATTGACGAACTGCTGCAACTGAACCAGGGCAGCAGCTACTTCTACAGCAACACGCCCGACAACCAGCAGGTGTACCTGCTGCTGCGCCAAACCGCCGAGCAGGACCGCGGCTACTGGCTGCTACGCCTGGGCCCGGCCTACTACCACGAGCTCACCGAGCACCTGGACGGCCCCAGCCACCCGCTTTGGCTGCTGGAAAACAGCCGCAACGGCGAGGTGATCGAGCGCCACGGCCCCACCCTGACCAGCGACGAGCCCCTGCAAAGCGTGATGCTGGCGTTCATCGACAGCAGCACCTGGCAACTGCGCGGCCTGTTCGACGAGGGCCTGGCGCGCAGCAAGCTGCTCCCGGCGCTGGTCGGCAAGTGCGTGCTGGCGCTGTTCTGCGCGCTGCTGCCGGTGCTGGCGCTGATCAACATGCGCCGGCGCCAGCGCGCCTTGCAGGAGGACCGCCGACGCTACCACGAAATCTTCGAGGGCACCGGCGTCGCCCTGTGCGTGCTCGACCTCTCCAGCCTGCCCGGCCAGCTCGACCGCTACCACCTGCGCAACCTCGCCGCGCTCAAGCAAAGCCTGGCGCTGGACAGCAACCTGCGCCGCTCGCTGCTGCTGGAGCTGAAAATCACCGAGATCAACCAGGTAGCCCGCCAGCTGCTCAACGTCGACTGCCACGAAGGCGCCTGGCAACGCCTGATCGACGGCAGCGGCAACGGCCGCGAAAGCATCGGTATGCAACTGATCGACGCGCTGCTTGAAGAGCGCTCGCATCTGGAGCTGGAAGTGCGCCTGCCAGCGCCGCTGGGCGGCGAGCTGCACCTGTGGCTGATGGTTCGGCTGCCCCAGCAGCGGCGCGACTACCAGGCGGTGATCCTGAGCATCAGCGACATCACCAGCCGCAAACAGGTCGAGCTGTCGCTGCTGGAGCGCGAGAGCTTCTGGTCGGACGTGGTGCGCACCGTGCCCGACCAGCTGTACGTGCAGGACGTGCACAGCCAGCGGATGATCTTCAGCAACCGCCACCTCGGCCAGACCCTGGGTTATGACCGTGCCGAGCTTGCGCAGATGGGCGAGCGCTTCTGGGAGCTGCTGCTGCACCCCGAGGACGCCGCCCGCTACAACGCCCTGCGCCAACAGCAGTTGGACAGCAGCTACGGCCAGTCGCTGCACTGCCAGCTGCGCTTTCGCCACCGCGATGGCGGCTGGCGCTGCTACGACATCCGCGAGCAGGTGCTGACCCGCGACGGTGACGACCAGGTGACCCGCATCATCGGGGTGGGCAAGGACGTCACCGTGCAGATCGAGGCCAGCGAATCGCTGCGCGACAGCGAGCAGCGCTACCGCATGCTCGCCGAAAGCATCAGCGACGTGATCTTCAGTACCGACAACCAGTTGCACCTGAACTACGTCAGCCCGTCGGTGCAGGCGGTGCTGGGCTATCAGGCCGACTGGATCTTCGCCAACGGCTGGCAATCGATCGTCGCCAACCCGGCCCAGCTCACCGGCGTGTACGGGCTGATGGAGCGGGTCAGCAAGGCGTTGGGCGACAGCGAACAGCTGGCCCGCCTGCGCAGCACCCTGCCTACCCAACTGTTCCTGTTCGACTGCCTGCGCGCCGATGGCCGCAAGATCCCCATCGAACTGCGCCTGGTGCTGGTGTGGGACGAACACGAGCGCTTCGAGGGCGTGCTGGGCGTGGGCCGCGACATCAGCCAGCAGCGCCGCGCCGAGAAAGACCTGCGCATGGCCGCGACGGTATTCGAGCACTCCACCTCGGCCATCCTCATCACCGACCCGGCCGGTTACATCGTGCAGGCCAACGAGGCGTTCAGCCGGGTCAGCGGCTATGAAGTGGCCGAAGTACTCGACCAGTTGCCGGGCATGCTCACCGTCGAGCACCAGCAGGATGCGCACCTGGGCTACGTGCTCAAGCAGCTCAACCAGCGCGGCAGTTGGGAGGGCGAGGTGTTTCTCAAGCGCCGCAACGGCGAGCACTACCCGGCCTGGGTGGGCATCACCGCGGTGCTGGACGACGAGGGCGACCTGGCCAGCTACGTGTGCTTCTTCACCGACATCAGCGAGCGCAAGGCCAGCGAACAGCGCATTCACCGCCTGGCCTACTACGACGCCCTCACCCACCTGCCCAACCGCACGTTGTTCCAGGACCGCCTGTACAACGCCCTGCAGCAGGCCGAACGGCAAAAGGCCTGGGTGGTGCTGATGTTCCTCGACCTGGACCGCTTCAAGCCGATCAACGACTCCCTCGGCCACGCCGCAGGCGACCGCATGCTCAAGGACATGGCCGAGCGCCTGCTGGCCTGCGTCGACAACGGCGACACCGTGGCGCGCATGGGCGGCGACGAGTTCACCCTGCTGCTGCAACCCCGGGCCACCCGCGAGCAAGCGCTCAACCGCGCCATTCATGTGGCCGAGCACATCCTCGCCGGCCTGGTGACGCCGTTCGTGCTGGAAAACCGCGAGTTCTTCGTCACCGCCAGTATCGGTATCGCCCTCAGCCCGCAGGATGGCAGCGAGCTGAGCCAGCTGATGAAGAACGCCGACACCGCCATGTACCACGCCAAGGAGCGTGGCAAGAACAACTTCCAGTTCTACCAGGCCGACATGAACGCCAGCGCCCTGGAGCGCCTGGAGCTGGAAAGCGACCTGCGCCACGCCCTGGAGCAGAACGAGTTCATCCTCTACTACCAGCCGCAGTTCAGCGGAGACGGCAAGCGCCTGACCGGCGCCGAGGCGCTGCTGCGCTGGCGCCACCCGACCCGCGGCCTGGTGCCGCCGGGCGAGTTCATCCCGGTGATCGAGGAACTGGGCCTGGTGGTGGATATCGGCGACTGGGTGCTGCGCGAGGCCAGCCGCCAGCTCAAGGCCTGGCACCAGCAGAAGGTGCGGGTACCGAAGGTGTCGGTGAACATCTCGGCGCGGCAGTTCTCCGACGGCCAGTTGGGCACGCGCATTGCCGACATTCTCGAGGAAACCGGGCTGCCGCCGGCGTGCCTGGAACTGGAGCTGACCGAAAGTATCCTGATGCGCGAGGTCAACGAGGCGATGCAGATCCTCGCCAGCCTGAAGAACCTCGGCCTGAGCATTGCGGTCGACGACTTCGGCACCGGCTACTCGTCGCTCAACTACCTCAAGCAGTTCCCCATCGACGTGCTGAAGATCGACCGCACCTTCGTCGACGGCCTGCCTGAAGGTGAGCAGGATGCGCAGATCGCCCGGGCGATCATCGCCATGGCCCACAGCCTGAACCTTGCGGTAATCGCCGAGGGCGTCGAGACCCACGAGCAACTGGAGTTCTTGCGCGAGCACGGCTGCGACGAGGTGCAGGGCTACCTGTTCGGCCGGCCGATGCCGGCTAACCAGTTCGAGGCGCAGTTCAGCAACGAGACGTTGTTCATGTTTCAGTGA
- the glyA gene encoding serine hydroxymethyltransferase, translating to MFSRDLTIAKYDAELFEAMQQEALRQEEHIELIASENYTSPAVMEAQGSVLTNKYAEGYPGKRYYGGCEYVDVVEQLAIDRAKELFGADYANVQPHAGSQANAAVYLALLSAGDTILGMSLAHGGHLTHGASVSSSGKLYNAIQYGIDGNGLIDYDEVERLALEHKPKMIVAGFSAYSQVLDFARFRAIADKVGAYLFVDMAHVAGLVAAGVYPNPVPFADVVTTTTHKTLRGPRGGLILARANADIEKKLNSAVFPGAQGGPLEHVIAAKAICFKEALQPEFKAYQQQVVKNAQAMAEVFIERGFDVVSGGTQNHLFLLSLIKQEISGKDADAALGKAFITVNKNSVPNDPRSPFVTSGLRFGTPAVTTRGFKEAECRELAGWICDILADLNNEAVIDAVREKVKAICKKLPVYSN from the coding sequence ATGTTCAGCCGTGATTTGACCATTGCCAAGTACGACGCCGAGCTCTTCGAAGCCATGCAGCAAGAAGCCCTGCGCCAGGAAGAGCATATCGAGCTGATCGCTTCGGAGAACTACACAAGCCCAGCAGTCATGGAAGCCCAAGGCTCGGTCCTGACCAACAAGTACGCCGAAGGCTACCCGGGCAAGCGCTACTACGGTGGTTGCGAGTACGTCGACGTGGTCGAGCAACTGGCCATCGACCGTGCCAAGGAGCTGTTCGGCGCCGACTACGCCAACGTCCAGCCGCACGCAGGCTCGCAAGCCAACGCTGCGGTCTACCTGGCCCTGCTGTCGGCCGGTGACACCATCCTGGGCATGAGCCTGGCCCACGGCGGCCACCTGACCCACGGTGCCAGCGTTTCGTCCTCGGGCAAGCTGTACAACGCCATCCAGTACGGCATCGACGGCAACGGCCTGATCGACTACGACGAAGTCGAGCGCCTGGCGCTCGAGCACAAGCCGAAAATGATCGTCGCCGGCTTCTCGGCCTACTCGCAGGTGCTGGACTTCGCACGCTTCCGTGCCATCGCCGACAAGGTCGGTGCCTACCTGTTCGTCGACATGGCCCACGTGGCCGGCCTGGTAGCCGCCGGCGTGTACCCGAACCCGGTACCGTTCGCCGACGTGGTCACCACCACCACCCACAAGACCCTGCGCGGCCCGCGCGGCGGCCTGATCCTGGCCCGTGCCAACGCCGACATCGAGAAGAAGCTGAACTCTGCAGTCTTCCCGGGCGCCCAGGGCGGCCCGCTGGAGCACGTCATCGCCGCCAAGGCCATCTGCTTCAAGGAAGCCCTGCAGCCTGAGTTCAAGGCTTACCAGCAGCAAGTAGTGAAGAACGCCCAGGCCATGGCCGAAGTGTTCATCGAGCGTGGCTTCGACGTCGTCTCCGGCGGCACCCAGAACCACCTGTTCCTGCTGTCGCTGATCAAGCAGGAAATCTCCGGTAAGGACGCTGACGCCGCTCTGGGCAAGGCCTTCATCACCGTCAACAAGAACTCGGTGCCAAACGACCCACGTTCGCCGTTCGTGACCTCGGGCCTGCGTTTCGGCACCCCGGCCGTGACCACCCGTGGTTTCAAAGAGGCCGAGTGCCGCGAGCTGGCAGGCTGGATCTGCGACATCCTGGCCGACCTGAACAACGAAGCGGTGATCGACGCCGTGCGTGAGAAGGTCAAGGCCATCTGCAAGAAGCTGCCGGTTTACAGCAACTGA
- a CDS encoding XRE family transcriptional regulator — protein sequence MNSHIGSDFDDFLAEEALLEEVTAAALKRVIAWQLTQAMKQQKVSKKALAERMHTSRTAVDRALDQNDPGMTLATLASAARALGQRVEIRLVPELAPAR from the coding sequence ATGAACTCGCATATCGGTTCGGATTTTGATGATTTTCTCGCCGAAGAAGCCCTGCTGGAGGAGGTTACGGCAGCAGCCCTCAAGCGCGTGATCGCCTGGCAATTGACGCAAGCCATGAAGCAGCAGAAGGTCAGCAAAAAGGCGTTGGCCGAGCGCATGCATACCAGCCGTACAGCTGTGGACCGGGCGTTAGACCAGAATGATCCGGGCATGACCCTGGCAACCCTGGCCAGCGCTGCGCGGGCATTGGGGCAGCGTGTAGAAATACGCCTGGTGCCGGAGCTTGCACCGGCCCGGTGA
- a CDS encoding type II toxin-antitoxin system RelE/ParE family toxin: MASSDQQVRVLFFRSALGNEPVREWLKALSRHERQIIGTEIKTVQIGWPLGMPLVRKLESGLWEIRIDLADTVGRVLFTISDGVMVLLHGFIKKSQKTPAVDLAVARQRKASLRRQTT; this comes from the coding sequence TTGGCCTCGTCAGATCAGCAAGTCCGTGTTTTGTTCTTTCGCAGTGCGCTCGGTAACGAGCCCGTACGAGAGTGGTTGAAAGCCCTGTCGCGCCATGAACGGCAAATAATCGGTACCGAGATCAAGACGGTACAGATCGGTTGGCCGCTCGGCATGCCGCTGGTGCGCAAGCTGGAAAGCGGGCTTTGGGAGATCCGCATCGATTTGGCAGATACCGTGGGGCGTGTGCTGTTCACCATCAGCGATGGCGTAATGGTGCTGCTTCACGGCTTCATCAAGAAAAGCCAGAAAACACCCGCGGTTGACTTGGCGGTGGCCAGGCAACGCAAGGCAAGCCTCAGGAGACAAACGACATGA
- the yjiA gene encoding GTPase → MHTPIPVTVLTGFLGAGKTTLLKHMLKAEHGLKLAVIENEFSEAGIDSQLLGDEPVQVMTLANGCVCCSIHGDLTRALYLLLERLDAGEIAFDRLVIECTGLADPAPVAQTFFIDEELRERYILDGIITLVDAVHAELHLTQAIAQAQVGFADRLLLSKTDLAEPEAVDALRERLARINGRAAIRVVEHGRIDLAELLDVRGFNLNPELGISLKPTLRPVLKPATPDRIRTLVLRTDTPLDIDRLSDFMNGLLEEHGKQLLRYKGVLNIAGEDRRLVFQGVLKLYGFDWDAEWKDGEVRESVMVFIADELPEEKIRAGFDALAHV, encoded by the coding sequence GTGCACACGCCCATACCCGTTACCGTGCTGACCGGCTTTCTTGGTGCCGGCAAGACCACCCTGCTCAAACACATGCTCAAGGCCGAACACGGCCTGAAGCTGGCCGTGATCGAGAACGAGTTCAGCGAGGCCGGTATCGACAGCCAGTTGCTCGGCGACGAGCCGGTGCAGGTCATGACCCTGGCCAACGGCTGCGTCTGCTGCAGCATCCATGGCGACCTGACCCGCGCCCTGTACCTGCTGCTGGAGCGCCTGGACGCCGGCGAGATCGCCTTCGACCGCCTGGTAATCGAGTGCACCGGCCTGGCCGACCCTGCGCCGGTGGCGCAGACTTTCTTCATCGACGAAGAGCTGCGCGAGCGCTACATCCTCGACGGCATCATCACCCTGGTCGATGCCGTGCACGCCGAGCTGCACCTGACCCAGGCCATCGCCCAGGCTCAAGTCGGTTTTGCCGACCGCCTGCTGCTGAGCAAGACCGACCTGGCCGAGCCCGAGGCCGTCGATGCGTTGCGCGAGCGCCTGGCGCGTATCAACGGCCGCGCAGCCATCCGTGTGGTCGAGCATGGCCGCATCGACCTGGCTGAGCTGCTCGACGTGCGTGGCTTCAACCTCAACCCGGAGCTGGGCATCAGCCTCAAGCCCACCCTGCGCCCGGTACTCAAGCCGGCCACCCCGGACCGTATTCGCACCCTGGTGCTGCGCACCGACACACCGCTGGACATCGACCGCCTCAGCGACTTCATGAACGGCCTGCTGGAAGAGCATGGCAAGCAGTTGCTGCGCTACAAGGGCGTGCTGAACATCGCCGGCGAAGACCGCCGCCTGGTGTTCCAGGGCGTGCTCAAGCTGTATGGGTTCGACTGGGATGCCGAGTGGAAAGACGGCGAGGTGCGGGAGAGCGTGATGGTGTTCATTGCCGATGAACTGCCGGAGGAAAAGATACGGGCAGGGTTCGACGCATTGGCCCACGTCTGA
- a CDS encoding YbdD/YjiX family protein, whose amino-acid sequence MFNDLGRLGKYLGQAARLMVGMPDYDNYVEHMQKTHPDKPVMSYEAFFRERQEARYGGKSGPKCC is encoded by the coding sequence ATGTTCAACGACCTGGGTCGACTGGGTAAGTACCTGGGGCAGGCAGCCCGCCTGATGGTCGGCATGCCCGACTACGACAACTATGTCGAGCACATGCAGAAGACGCACCCGGACAAGCCGGTGATGAGCTACGAGGCGTTCTTCCGCGAACGCCAGGAAGCCCGTTACGGTGGCAAGTCCGGGCCCAAGTGCTGCTGA
- a CDS encoding carbon starvation CstA family protein: MNNNNSLLRHIPWLALAVIGACALGVVALRRGEAINALWIVVASVAIYLVAYRYYSLFIANKVMQLDPRRATPAVLNNDGLDYVPTNKHILFGHHFAAIAGAGPLVGPVLAAQMGYLPGTLWLIAGVVLAGAVQDFMVLFLSTRRNGRSLGDMVREEMGRIPGTIALFGCFLIMIIILAVLALIVVKALAESPWGMFTVMATIPIAMFMGIYMRYIRPGRIGEISIIGVVLLLLSIWLGGQIAADPVWGPAFTFTGVQITWMLVGYGFVAAVLPVWLVLAPRDYLSTFLKIGTIVGLAIGILVIAPELKMPALTQFTDGTGPVWKGTLFPFLFITIACGAVSGFHALISSGTTPKLLDNETNARYIGYGGMLMESFVAIMAMVAASVIEPGVYFAMNSPAAVVGADVASVAQTVSSWGFLITPEQLEAVARDIGEHTILARAGGAPTLAVGIAQILHQVLPGENTMAFWYHFAILFEALFILTAVDAGTRAGRFMLQDLLGSFVPALKRTESWGANLLATAGCVAMWGYLLYQGVIDPLGGINTLWPLFGISNQMLAGIALMLGTVVLIKMKRQRYIWVTLVPAVWLLICTTAAGLIKLFDPNPAVGFLALAKKYSTALDAGQVLAPAKDIGQMQHVIFNAYTNAGLTILFLVVVFSILFFALKVGYAAWGRKERTDKETPFQALPDA; this comes from the coding sequence ATGAACAACAATAATAGCCTGCTACGCCACATTCCGTGGCTGGCGCTGGCAGTCATAGGGGCCTGCGCGCTGGGTGTGGTTGCCCTGCGTCGCGGCGAGGCGATCAATGCCTTGTGGATCGTGGTCGCGTCTGTGGCCATCTACCTGGTCGCCTACCGCTACTACAGCCTGTTCATCGCCAACAAGGTGATGCAACTCGACCCCCGTCGGGCCACGCCCGCGGTACTCAACAACGATGGCCTGGACTACGTCCCGACCAACAAGCACATCCTGTTCGGCCACCACTTCGCCGCCATCGCCGGCGCCGGCCCGCTCGTGGGTCCGGTCCTCGCCGCGCAGATGGGCTACCTGCCCGGCACCCTGTGGCTGATTGCCGGCGTGGTGCTGGCCGGTGCGGTGCAGGACTTCATGGTCCTGTTCCTCTCCACCCGCCGCAACGGCCGCTCCCTGGGCGACATGGTGCGCGAGGAGATGGGCCGCATCCCGGGCACCATCGCCCTGTTCGGCTGCTTCCTGATCATGATCATCATCCTCGCGGTGCTGGCGCTGATCGTGGTCAAGGCCCTGGCCGAGAGCCCGTGGGGCATGTTCACGGTGATGGCGACCATCCCGATCGCGATGTTCATGGGCATCTACATGCGCTACATCCGCCCGGGCCGCATCGGTGAAATCTCGATCATCGGCGTGGTACTGCTGCTGCTGTCGATCTGGCTGGGGGGCCAGATTGCTGCAGACCCGGTGTGGGGGCCTGCCTTCACCTTCACCGGCGTGCAGATCACCTGGATGCTGGTCGGCTACGGCTTCGTCGCCGCGGTACTGCCGGTGTGGCTGGTGCTGGCGCCGCGTGACTACCTGTCGACCTTCCTCAAGATCGGCACCATCGTCGGCCTTGCCATCGGCATCCTGGTCATCGCGCCCGAGCTGAAAATGCCGGCGCTGACCCAGTTCACCGACGGTACTGGCCCGGTCTGGAAGGGTACCTTGTTCCCGTTCCTGTTCATCACCATCGCCTGTGGTGCGGTGTCCGGCTTCCACGCGCTGATCTCCTCGGGGACCACGCCCAAGCTGCTGGACAACGAAACCAACGCCCGCTACATCGGCTACGGCGGCATGCTGATGGAGTCGTTCGTGGCCATCATGGCCATGGTCGCCGCCTCGGTGATCGAGCCAGGCGTGTACTTCGCCATGAACAGCCCGGCTGCGGTGGTCGGCGCCGACGTTGCGTCGGTTGCGCAGACGGTCAGCAGCTGGGGCTTCCTGATCACCCCTGAGCAACTGGAGGCCGTGGCCCGCGACATTGGCGAGCACACCATCCTGGCCCGTGCCGGCGGCGCGCCGACCCTGGCGGTCGGTATCGCGCAGATCCTGCACCAGGTGCTGCCGGGCGAGAACACCATGGCGTTCTGGTACCACTTCGCCATTCTGTTCGAAGCCCTGTTCATCCTCACCGCCGTAGACGCCGGTACCCGTGCCGGGCGCTTCATGCTGCAGGACCTGCTGGGCAGCTTCGTACCAGCGCTCAAGCGCACCGAGTCGTGGGGCGCCAACCTGCTGGCTACCGCTGGTTGCGTGGCGATGTGGGGCTACCTCTTGTACCAGGGCGTGATCGACCCGCTGGGTGGCATCAACACCTTGTGGCCGCTGTTCGGCATCTCCAACCAGATGCTGGCCGGTATAGCCCTGATGCTCGGCACCGTGGTGCTGATCAAGATGAAGCGCCAGCGCTACATCTGGGTCACCCTGGTACCGGCAGTGTGGCTGCTGATCTGCACCACCGCCGCTGGCCTGATCAAGCTGTTCGACCCCAACCCTGCGGTTGGCTTCCTGGCCCTGGCCAAGAAGTACAGCACCGCACTGGACGCCGGCCAGGTACTGGCCCCGGCCAAGGATATCGGGCAGATGCAGCACGTGATCTTCAACGCCTACACCAACGCCGGGCTGACCATCCTGTTCCTGGTGGTGGTGTTCAGCATCCTGTTCTTCGCGCTCAAGGTCGGCTACGCCGCCTGGGGCCGCAAAGAACGGACCGACAAGGAAACCCCGTTCCAGGCCCTGCCTGACGCTTGA
- a CDS encoding PilZ domain-containing protein, which produces MSDHDERRRFQRIAFDAPTELRQGERRWPVTLLDVSLKGLLIKCPEPWEADLSQDFEAIIHLNDKVTKVKMQVELRHEEPTRLGFICLYIDVDSMSHLHRLVELNVGDSTEMMRELRELIED; this is translated from the coding sequence ATGAGCGACCACGACGAACGCCGCCGTTTCCAGCGCATCGCCTTCGATGCCCCCACCGAACTGCGCCAGGGCGAACGGCGCTGGCCGGTAACCCTGCTCGACGTTTCCCTCAAGGGCCTGCTGATCAAATGCCCCGAGCCATGGGAAGCCGACCTGAGCCAGGACTTCGAGGCCATCATTCACCTCAACGACAAGGTCACCAAGGTGAAGATGCAGGTTGAGTTGCGCCATGAAGAACCCACTCGGCTGGGCTTCATCTGCCTCTATATAGACGTCGACTCGATGAGCCACCTGCACCGTTTGGTGGAGCTGAACGTAGGTGACAGCACCGAAATGATGCGTGAGCTGCGGGAATTGATCGAAGATTGA